A window of the Dunckerocampus dactyliophorus isolate RoL2022-P2 chromosome 19, RoL_Ddac_1.1, whole genome shotgun sequence genome harbors these coding sequences:
- the LOC129172186 gene encoding rho-related GTP-binding protein RhoB, whose amino-acid sequence MGKESQTAADIRKKLVVVGDGACGKTCLLILFSKDEFPEVYVPTVFETYVADIEVDNKQVQLALWDTAGQEDYDRLRPLSYPDTDVILMCFSVDSPDSLENIPEKWVPEVKHFCPNVPIILVANKKDLRNDEHVKNELSRLKLEPVRPEDGRAMAMRIGAYDYLECSAKTKEGIWEVFETATRAALQKKKSQQAGCRQCCVLM is encoded by the coding sequence ATGGGTAAGGAGTCGCAGACGGCGGCCGATATCCGCAAGAAACTTGTGGTTGTCGGGGACGGAGCGTGCGGGAAGACATGTCTACTGATCCTCTTCAGCAAAGACGAATTTCCGGAAGTGTACGTCCCCACCGTTTTCGAGACCTACGTGGCGGACATCGAGGTGGACAACAAGCAAGTCCAGCTGGCCTTGTGGGACACCGCCGGTCAGGAGGACTATGACCGCCTACGCCCTCTCTCCTACCCGGACACGGATGTCATTCTCATGTGCTTCTCCGTGGACAGCCCGGATTCGTTGGAAAACATCCCGGAAAAGTGGGTGCCCGAGGTGAAACACTTCTGCCCCAACGTTCCCATCATTCTGGTGGCTAACAAGAAGGATCTGCGCAACGACGAGCACGTCAAGAACGAGCTGTCCCGGTTGAAGCTGGAGCCGGTGAGACCTGAGGACGGCCGCGCCATGGCGATGCGTATCGGGGCTTATGACTATTTGGAGTGCTCGGCTAAGACGAAAGAGGGCATATGGGAGGTGTTCGAAACGGCCACACGTGCAGCcctacagaaaaaaaagtctcaacaGGCTGGTTGTCGACAATGCTGCGTTTTGatgtga
- the LOC129172537 gene encoding apolipoprotein B-100-like — protein MGGARFCLLLLLGTYTLAQQDVGSVDDQSPTCFLAKRYKNFRRFVYDYEAETFNGVSGATNNKRGPKVSCKVELEVPQTCSFILRTTECSLSEILAVDEEGNALYRPAAGAQAFKAAMAKNPLKITVEGQTDVKLFPEEDEPVNILNIKRGIVSSLLVPAMEEDRNNKMATVYGICATDFTVNTRGDIATDVTVSRDLSECDGFSAHRHATSPLAVISGMHYPLSKMISSRQTCNYKFDNQKKHMTSGSCTEKHIFLPFSHKNEYGISTLVKQTVTLRETAKINDRIFDHNEANLRFLPMDHVDNKSPVQSKDAAIATMQQLDTLSQTSQGEQRASLFHKLVSELRGLKADVLGSAVLEMMDVSNSLTMQALIQCGTPECISAMLKVLRTVDKSALAVDAAVYALALLPNPSRLMVNDMLAMAQYKQSKPIMYALSNTVRKLYQTEGKVTPEITAVSDFLASLLGPDCAGDKDLTFLTLRVVGNIGDVMEDANPAIKNTLLKCMRQPTTTLSVQLAAIQALRRMSLTDEIRANLQRVCQYPKGAVQKRLAAYLILMRNPQNSDIEMVKKILKQEQNEQIKSFVTSHVYNIISSTDSDTQKLARKMMDALQDIDVVTHNDYTTKSRNYKLGVAHENMQANIQGNVIFDPSNHLPREVLLESTLKAFGYNMDMWEVGIEGKGFEPTIEALFGKNGFFPDTLSKALYWAEDKMPIKIKEVLEKWVVPLKSEGQKVPEDLMREIVRNFNKLMKELQNQESPEAMAYLKIMGAELGFIKASELRFIVDNAKMYADIFLKVLPTQVLSKLMSGTDNEIFIHYMFMDNKFVLPTASGLPLTFSLSGIFAPGAKGGLRISPNMNELLFMPSVGLEFVTRMGVHVPEFVDSAVEMHTSLYHESALNAKLTMEPNQVKLSIPAAKGTTKLLRISNTVLIVGADFTAEIPHNMGDVNCDSILGFNYCTKKLQVDLHNKKNVPYFPLNGETMFAIDIKPVKEVSAYTATIAYNLLSEGNDGRQKVDSLKMTLKAEGAKPTEASATMKYNRNRNVFTTQLQIPDIDVEAGVKLGLTDSSTKGKAIILELSNKKVPQLTLTGRAQLHAMTDGMLQVQLLVPSLKTDATISATMSKAEDIIFEIKSDVKLPETSSIQSVTFKYGEDQAEVKLMSNMNAETKVLVPYTEALRVWVRQFAKDAMDHRVVNTDMKLHHIVNKALEASKIWMNKISADVPYVETMRNNIAKVEMPSMPDNLFMNMESKFRYQFNKDHLTISIPLPLGGRSSEELRIPPMVTSPHISMPQLGMELAPREINIPTFTIPSEREITLPLIGMVEVSAKVNSNYYNWETTMSAGNNTVNSPNYIAKFKVKADSPIKLLSFTTEGATEVTDTDENTMKFTLNGTLEHQFVSTRVNVEETMAVSDSVKSSGIYNIHAATPLGLRTSLDITNHFTLDSAKLFGDINADGSVSVGSLTSSTTYLNTFSVDPTKKEARLESTLRANSDILKVMNKIKAVYANEELMIDSNTNINSDPIKHSTKMSLNHKDAKLTIKSNSVTKANQRTLQNHVEFTASEGQANLRLENKADDTVNRAYSLLTGSMNPTGLELNTDASITIFSSLSSHKATLTLNTNGLTTSCITTAQHRALTFENIFHGGLDAAGATMSLTTKGGIQDNKVEFNVEGKVAGSEVYLNGLFTGDVLGANTRNTMNFRVSEDGLIVSNSIVGSFDEMRTDNTNSLSLTLKTLTLHTKSNNVLNKRNSYMHDITVTMEHFIATVMVKNDLKIMEINVNNDARFTAQPYNVELMGTLKGVLSGDELKHTYEVKFKDMVLSTKCNTNGKLLGSQITHNTDMEVAGLTMKFNNLADYKSQSLRLDSKINAVAKPFSLNIDALFNSNGAVSFYGQQSGELYSKFLLKAEPLLFTHSFEYRASTTHEIDGRPTIKTNVDNKLSSTLSLQEQRVNLKVTSKVNDNTFEQEVGAYNNAERMAVEMKGALATNLFSEDSQDYSVSGFVKYDKNTDSHFIQIPFTEHLPAMIENVKAKVMTLMENSIELLTDISTKYEISTKFQNKISELKEVIDNFDIKVFVQDVRKYINSIENVLTNLTANLPIEEVINVLKSIKDAIMAWIKKHNIPNRFNVIYGKAEEILSKYEVEKLIGAVMDEVVKIMKQYQVREKIQSVFALLRSVDIEPLIQKVIVPVKELVNELYSFDFTQLIDDIRNYVMRMVQKIQSFDYDTLTAELKEKVTDMSKIPCFGKLYGEFKVNSPHYKLRTTADLENTTATSVTPEFKLNLYSQARSTLKVLQFTVDASAHIALPKMRRLAISEYIKIDQSSFKVDHKGTMAVYHLAGQGSADTSVNIATELYSADLVNNMFFAMEDGLSATVNTNYNHDLNMPPLNIFTHVTTTQKTNLTLEADSVHVKMNNLANAKYAIQEFSDEVTHNSDMDLVMDLHTAKVAFIGATGSKFVKNSQNVVADICVFRHAIIDAKFETEGPDTNSVALLKFQAKAEDMQIDLTASHDAKLNGGTLSSSALALITPTKLMFDTKNRGYSRLHFPFQLPGKMEFQNDMLLTLTSEVQQASWTGMAQFQQNKYSHYFTMDNGEREINIVSQINGEANLDLLRLPITIPEIRVPYFGMRTPRVDFTLWEDAGLRYFFITTQQTFDMSSKMNYMKNPEMFTININVDPVISVINSNIKTLHKKMLIGKDKAAAVLASSYGKAQAKYEKYSIELPKTVTVPAYKVPVINVEMSTFTIPLPDTSLLTMPALHVPSAISKLTLPKITLPKVKSIRVPKMGDLTYELSLKTPMITLKTNTSILNHESFIIKLDASSSSECKLLTGKIQGNTNVNVVGGFKMASVLSVKHAVVEGSHDSTVVLSYENADVSIRNSAMVNLLDETMEIYQEMTGNPEKGLVSSLSIPPAGHVAVQMQIERPAQVRARLYGRYPTEPKTDIDILTLKMAVTNTETLNIRTSWNMEMPYEVMLVAKKTVPAVVQTVTTPAVMTYEKINRYARSLGASLDQAKNQGTVLFKNAVDNIAAVNASNVITSIADQTSFILRKYQQRVELFLDAVVKFLGETKFLIPGHTQRLSGLELYNKCINYVITESDNAFEQIAHFQLFSFLKAVEIFENIHFTIPGSDRSVSGRDILDSLLEALTKVHEQVTKTRIFKNIDRDFSALMDFIVVQMQKLYRIIKTNNVAKFSTFVTDMYNDAVNSPVFANVVKRVEMVQRIISEYLTTVTSKLQTIVADISIEQLQADIQPSFDLMLKRMNAFHIDVMRVLQEMSNTVEPFLRAGDRQMEVDIPFPFSAQFA, from the exons ATGGGGGGTGCCAGGTTCTGCCTTTTGCTGCTACTGGGCACATACACACTAGCCC AGCAAGATGTAGGAAGTGTGGATGACCAATCTCCAACATGCTTTT TGGCCAAAAGATATAAGAACTTCAGACGCTTTGTGTACGACTATGAGGCTGAGACCTTCAACGGCGTTAGCGGCGCCACCAACAACAAGAGAGGCCCCAAAGTCTCCTGTAAA GTCGAACTTGAAGTGCCTCAGACCTGTAGCTTCATCCTGCGCACTACAGAATGCTCCCTGAGCGAGATCCTTGCCGTAGACGAAGAGGGGAACGCGCTGTATCGCCCCGCTGCTGGAGCTCAGGCCTTCAAAGCTGCAATGGCCAA GAACCCACTGAAGATCACAGTGGAGGGACAGACTGATGTGAAACTCTTCCCCGAGGAGGACGAGCCCGTCAACATCTTGAACATCAAGAGGGGAATCGTCTCCTCCCTCCTGGTTCCCGCCATGGAAGAGGACAGAAACAACAAAATG GCCACGGTGTATGGCATCTGCGCCACCGACTTCACGGTCAACACCAGAGGAGACATCGCCACCGACGTGACCGTCAGCAGGGATCTTTCCGAATGCGACGGCTTCAGCGCTCACAGACACGCCACCAGTCCCTTGGCGGTCATCTCCGGCATG CACTACCCCTTGTCCAAGATGATCAGCAGCCGCCAGACTTGCAACTACAAGTTTGACAACCAGAAGAAGCACATGACGAGTGGAAGTTGCACAGAGAAGCACATCTTCCTGCCCTTTTCCCACAA GAATGAGTATGGAATTTCGACTCTGGTGAAGCAGACTGTGACTCTGAGGGAGACTGCCAAGATTAATGACAGAATCTTTGACCACA ATGAGGCCAACCTCCGCTTCTTGCCAATGGACCACGTTGACAACAAGTCCCCAGTGCAATCTAAAGATGCCGCCATTGCCACAATGCAGCAGCTGGATACCCTGTCCCAGACCAGTCAGGGCGAGCAGCGTGCCTCCCTCTTCCACAAACTGGTGTCTGAGCTGCGTGGCCTGAAGGCTGATGTGTTGGGATCGGCCGTCCTTGAGATGATGGATGTGTCCAACTCCCTGACCATGCAAGCTCTGATCCAGTGCGGTACTCCGGAGTGCATCAGCGCAATGCTGAAAGTTCTCAGGACCGTTGATAAATCTGCTCTTGCAGTCGATGCCGCAGTTTACGCCCTGGCACTGCTGCCTAACCCCTCCCGCCTCATGGTCAATGACATGCTGGCCATGGCTCAGTACAAGCAGAGCAAGCCCATCATGTATGCGTTGAGTAATACAGTCAGGAA ACTGTACCAGACTGAGGGCAAAGTCACTCCGGAGATTACTGCTGTTTCTGACTTCCTGGCCTCCCTTCTGGGCCCAGACTGTGCTGGGGACAAAGACCTGACCTTCCTGACACTTAGG GTTGTAGGTAACATAGGAGATGTCATGGAAGATGCCAACCCCGCTATCAAGAACACCCTGTTGAAGTGCATGAGACAGCCCACAACCACCCTGTCTGTTCAGCTTGCAGCCATCCAGGCTTTAAGACGCATGTCTTTGACAGATGAG ATTCGCGCTAACCTCCAGAGGGTCTGCCAGTATCCAAAGGGTGCTGTGCAGAAACGCCTTGCGGCCTACCTGATTCTGATGAGGAATCCCCAAAACAGCGACATTGAGATGGTGAAAAAGATCCTGAAGCAGGAGCAGAACGAGCAGATTAAATCTTTTGTGACCTCCCACGTCTACAACATCATCTCCTCCACCGATTCTGACACCCAGAA GCTTGCTAGGAAGATGATGGACGCCTTGCAGGACATTGACGTGGTCACTCACAATGACTACACAACAAAGTCTCGCAACTATAAGCTGGGCGTGGCGCATGAAAACATGCAGGCTAACATTCAGGGCAACGTTATCTTTGACCCTAGCAACCACCTGCCCAGAGAAGTCCTGCTGGAATCTACCCTGAAAGCCTTTGGCTACAATATGGATATGTGGGAG GTTGGCATCGAAGGGAAAGGCTTTGAGCCCACGATTGAGGCTTTGTTCGGAAAGAATGGCTTCTTCCCAGACACTCTGTCCAAGGCTCTGTATTGGGCGGAGGACAAGATGCCAATCAAGATAAAGGAAGTTCTGGAGAAGTGGGTTGTTCCGTTGAAATCAGAAGGACAGAAG GTTCCTGAAGATCTTATGAGAGAAATTGTTCGCAATTTCAACAAGCTGATGAAAGAACTGCAGAATCAAGAATCCCCGGAGGCCATGGCCTACCTGAAGATCATGGGAGCAGAGCTGGGTTTCATCAAGGCCAGCGAACTGAGGTTTATTGTAGATAATGCCAAAATGTATGCAGACATTTTCCTCAAGGTCCTCCCTACCCAG gTTCTGTCTAAACTGATGTCCGGCACGGACAATGAGATCTTTATCCATTACATGTTCATGGACAACAAGTTTGTCCTCCCAACTGCATCTGGCCTGCCTCTGACCTTTTCTCTATCTGGCATATTTGCTCCCGGAGCTAAGGGAGGCCTTCGTATTTCCCCAAACATG AATGAACTGTTGTTCATGCCCTCTGTTGGACTGGAGTTTGTGACCCGAATGGGAGTCCATGTTCCCGAATTTGTTGACTCGGCTGTTGAGATGCACACCAGCTTGTACCACGAGAGTGCCCTCAATGCTAAGCTAACCATGGAGCCAAACCAGGTCAAACTCTCCATCCCGGCCGCAAAGGGGACTACAAAGCTCTTAAGAATCAG CAATACCGTGCTGATCGTGGGAGCAGACTTTACTGCCGAAATCCCACACAATATGGGCGACGTAAACTGTGACTCCATCCTCGGATTTAATTATTGCACTAAAAAACTGCAAGTTGACCTTCATAACAAAAAGAACGTGCCTTACTTCCCCCTGAACGGAGAGACAAT GTTTGCAATTGACATCAAGCCTGTCAAAGAGGTGTCAGCCTACACAGCCACTATTGCATACAATCTCCTCAGTGAAGGAAATGATGGCCGCCAGAAGGTTGATTCCCTGAAGATGACTCTGAAAGCTGAAG GAGCTAAACCTACTGAAGCTTCGGCCACCATGAAAtacaacaggaacaggaacgtCTTCACCACCCAACTCCAGATACCCGACATTGATGTCGAAGCCGGAGTGAAGCTTGGCTTGACTGACAGCAGCACCAAAGGCAAAGCCATCATCCTTGAGCTCTCCAACAAGAAAGTGCCACAGCTCACTCTGACTGGTCGTGCCCA GCTTCATGCCATGACTGATGGAATGCTGCAGGTTCAGCTGTTGGTCCCCTCTCTGAAGACAGATGCTACCATCTCTGCTACCATGAGCAAAGCTGAAGATATCATCTTTGAGATCAAAAGTGATGTGAAGCTCCCAGAGACCTCATCCATTCAGTCAGTCACGTTCAAATATG GCGAGGACCAGGCTGAAGTTAAGCTGATGTCCAACATGAATGCTGAGACCAAAGTTCTAGTGCCTTACACTGAAGCCCTCAGGGTCTGGGTCAGGCAGTTTGCTAAAGATGCCATGGATCATCGGGTTGTCAACACTGACATGAAACTGCATCATATTGTCAACAAGGCCCTTGAG GCCAGCAAGATCTGGATGAACAAGATCTCAGCTGATGTCCCCTACGTGGAGACTATGAGGAACAACATTGCAAAGGTGGAAATGCCCTCCATGCCCGACAACCTGTTCATGAACAT GGAAAGCAAATTCCGATACCAGTTCAACAAGGACCATCTGACCATCAGTATTCCATTGCCTCTTGGAGGGAGATCCTCTGAGGAATTGAGGATACCTCCCATGGTCACATCCCCTCACATTTCCATGCCACAGCTGGGAATGGAGCTCGCCCCACGGGAGATAAACATACCCACATTTACAATCCCCTCTGAGCGAGAAATCACTCTGCCCCTTATTGGAATGGTGGAAGTGTCTGCCAAGGTGAACAGCAATTACTACAACTGGGAGACAACTATGTCTGCAGGCAACAACACTGTGAACTCTCCAAACTACATAGCAAAGTTTAAAGTTAAGGCTGACAGTCCAATCAAACTTCTCTCCTTTACAACTGAAG GAGCAACAGAAGTTACCGATACAGATGAGAACACAATGAAATTCACTCTAAATGGCACCCTGGAGCACCAGTTTGTGAGTACAAGGGTTAATGTGGAGGAAACTATGGCAGTCTCGGACAGTGTCAAGTCATCAGGAATCTACAACATCCATGCTGCCACCCCTCTTGGTCTGCGGACGTCTTTGGATATTACCAACCACTTCACACTTGATTCAGCCAAGCTATTTGGCGATATCAACGCTGACGGAAGTGTCAGTGTTGGATCTTTAACCTCTAGCACCACATATCTCAACACCTTTTCAGTTGACCCTACAAAGAAGGAGGCCCGATTGGAGAGCACGCTGAGAGCAAACTCTGATATCCTTAAGGTTATGAACAAGATCAAGGCTGTGTACGCAAATGAGGAGCTTATGATTGATTCCAACACCAATATCAACAGTGACCCCATCAAGCACTCGACGAAAATGAGCCTTAACCACAAGGATGCCAAGCTTACCATTAAGTCTAACTCTGTGACCAAGGCTAATCAGAGAACACTTCAAAATCATGTGGAATTCACCGCCTCTGAAGGTCAAGCCAACCTCCGTTTAGAAAATAAGGCTGATGATACAGTAAACCGTGCCTACTCTTTGCTCACTGGCTCCATGAATCCCACTGGCTTGGAACTCAATACTGATGCCTCCATTACCATATTTTCGAGCCTTTCCTCTCACAAGGCAACCCTGACCCTGAACACGAATGGCCTGACCACCAGCTGTATTACAACTGCTCAGCACAGAGCACTGACCTTTGAGAATATTTTCCATGGGGGACTTGATGCTGCTGGCGCTACCATGTCTCTCACCACAAAGGGAGGCATTCAAGATAACAAAGTTGAGTTCAATGTTGAAGGAAAGGTTGCCGGCTCGGAAGTCTACCTCAATGGTCTCTTTACGGGCGACGTCCTGGGTGCCAACACAAGAAATACAATGAACTTCAGAGTAAGCGAAGATGGCCTTATCGTATCCAACAGTATAGTTGGATCTTTTGACGAAATGAGGACCGATAATACTAATTCCCTTTCCCTTACACTGAAAACTTTGACCCTCCACACCAAGAGCAACAACGTCCTTAACAAGAGAAACTCCTACATGCATGACATCACAGTTACCATGGAGCATTTTATAGCCACAGTTATGGTGAAAAATGATCTGAAGATCATGGAGATCAACGTTAACAATGATGCACGGTTCACGGCACAACCCTACAATGTGGAGCTGATGGGAACACTGAAGGGAGTCTTGTCAGGCGATGAACTCAAGCACACTTACGAAGTCAAGTTCAAGGACATGGTCCTGTCTACAAAGTGCAACACCAATGGTAAACTCCTGGGGTCTCAGATCACACATAACACAGATATGGAGGTCGCTGGTCTAACGATGAAATTCAACAATCTTGCCGATTACAAATCACAGTCTCTTCGTCTTGACAGCAAGATCAATGCTGTTGCTAAACCCTTCTCCCTTAACATTGATGCCCTCTTCAACTCAAATGGTGCAGTGTCTTTTTACGGACAGCAGAGTGGAGAGCTATACAGCAAATTCCTCCTGAAAGCTGAACCCCTACTGTTCACGCATTCATTTGAGTACAGAGCCTCAACCACTCATGAGATTGATGGCAGGCCCACTATCAAAACCAACGTGGACAACAAACTCAGCAGCACATTGAGTCTCCAAGAGCAGCGTGTCAATCTGAAGGTGACATCCAAGGTCAATGACAACACTTTTGAACAGGAAGTGGGGGCCTACAACAATGCAGAGAGAATGGCTGTTGAAATGAAAGGTGCATTGGCCACAAACCTCTTTAGTGAAGACAGTCAGGACTATAGTGTTTCTGGATTTGTCAAGTATGACAAGAACACTGACAGCCATTTCATCCAGATTCCATTCACCGAGCACCTCCCTGCCATGATTGAAAATGTAAAAGCCAAAGTGATGACGCTGATGGAAAACAGTATTGAACTGCTGACAGACATCAGCACCAAATATGAGATCAGCACCAAGTTTCAGAACAAAATATCTGAACTGAAGGAGGTCATTGACAACTTTGACATCAAAGTCTTCGTCCAAGATGTGAGAAAGTACATCAACTCCATTGAAAATGTCTTAACCAACCTGACGGCCAACTTGCCAATAGAAGAAGTCATCAATGTATTGAAATCAATCAAGGATGCCATCATGGCTTGGATCAAGAAACACAACATCCCTAATAGGTTCAATGTCATTTATGGCAAAGCGGAGGAAATTCTGTCAAAGTATGAGGTTGAGAAGCTGATCGGGGCAGTGATGGATGAGGTTGTTAAAATCATGAAGCAGTATCAGGTGAGGGAAAAGATTCAATCTGTATTTGCTCTGCTTCGGTCAGTTGACATTGAACCTTTAATTCAAAAGGTTATAGTACCTGTTAAGGAGCTTGTGAATGAGCTGTATTCCTTTGACTTCACACAGCTGATTGATGACATTAGAAATTATGTCATGAGAATGGTCCAGAAAATACAATCCTTTGATTATGACACATTAACAGCAGAGTTGAAAGAGAAAGTGACAGACATGAGCAAGATTCCCTGCTTTGGAAAACTCTACGGAGAGTTCAAAGTAAACTCGCCACATTACAAACTGAGGACTACTGCAGATCTAGAGAACACCACAGCTACATCTGTAACACCAGAGTTCAAATTGAACCTTTATTCTCAGGCCAGATCTACTTTGAAAGTCCTCCAGTTTACAGTAGATGCTAGTGCACATATTGCTCTACCCAAGATGAGACGTCTGGCAATCTCAGAGTACATTAAGATCGATCAGTCATCTTTCAAAGTAGACCACAAGGGGACAATGGCTGTCTACCACCTGGCAGGCCAAGGTTCTGCTGACACATCTGTGAACATAGCAACTGAGTTGTATTCTGCAGATCTTGTCAACAACATGTTCTTTGCCATGGAAGACGGACTCTCTGCCACTGTAAATACAAACTACAACCATGACCTCAACATGCCGCCCCTGAACATCTTCACTCACGTAACAACAACTCAAAAGACGAATCTTACGCTGGAGGCAGACTCCGTTCATGTGAAGATGAACAATCTGGCTAATGCAAAATATGCAATCCAGGAATTTTCAGATGAGGTAACCCACAACAGTGACATGGACCTGGTTATGGATCTCCACACAGCCAAAGTGGCTTTTATTGGTGCAACAGGCAGCAAATTTGTAAAAAACAGTCAGAATGTGGTTGCAGATATCTGCGTTTTCCGTCATGCTATTATTGATGCTAAATTTGAAACAGAAGGACCTGACACAAACAGTGTTGCACTGCTGAAGTTCCAGGCAAAGGCTGAAGATATGCAAATAGATCTCACCGCATCCCATGATGCTAAACTAAATGGCGGAACTCTTTCAAGCTCTGCCCTTGCCTTAATCACGCCTACCAAGCTCATGTTTGACACCAAGAATAGGGGATATTCCAGGCTACACTTTCCATTCCAGCTGCCTGGAAAGATGGAATTCCAGAATGACATGCTTCTTACGCTGACCTCTGAAGTACAACAAGCCAGCTGGACAGGAATGGCCCAATtccaacaaaacaaatattccCATTACTTTACAATGGATAACGGCGAAAGGGAAATCAATATCGTTTCTCAGATCAATGGAGAGGCTAATCTTGATCTCTTGAGGCTACCAATCACTATTCCTGAAATAAGAGTGCCATATTTTGGAATGAGGACACCAAGAGTTGACTTCACACTGTGGGAAGATGCTGGCCTGAGATATTTCTTCATCACAACTCAGCAGACTTTTGACATGAGCTCCAAGATGAATTACATGAAGAACCCTGAGATGTTCACCATTAACATTAATGTAGATCCAGTAATCAGTGtcattaacagcaacatcaagaCGCTACACAAGAAAATGCTCATCGGAAAAGATAAGGCTGCCGCAGTACTGGCTTCATCGTACGGCAAAGCACAGGCAAAGTACGAAAAATACAGCATTGAATTGCCTAAAACAGTGACAGTCCCTGCTTACAAAGTTCCAGTCATCAATGTTGAGATGTCAACATTCACCATTCCCCTCCCAGACACCAGCCTTCTCACAATGCCTGCTCTGCATGTCCCATCAGCAATCAGCAAGTTGACCCTTCCCAAAATCACTCTGCCCAAAGTTAAGAGCATAAGGGTTCCAAAGATGGGTGATCTGACCTACGAGTTGTCCTTGAAAACACCAATGATCACTCTCAAAACCAACACCAGCATTCTCAACCACGAGAGCTTCATCATCAAACTTGATGCATCCTCATCTTCAGAGTGCAAGCTTCTAACAGGAAAAATTCAGGGCAACACCAATGTTAATGTAGTTGGCGGATTTAAGATGGCCTCTGTCCTGTCTGTAAAACACGCAGTGGTTGAAGGAAGCCATGACAGCACAGTCGTCTTAAGTTATGAAAACGCTGACGTGTCCATCCGCAATTCAGCAATGGTCAATCTGCTTGATGAGACTATGGAAATCTACCAGGAGATGACTGGAAACCCAGAAAAAGGCCTTGTTTCCTCTCTGTCCATTCCACCTGCTGGACATGTTGCGGTTCAGATGCAGATCGAGCGGCCAGCACAAGTGAGAGCAAGACTCTATGGTCGCTATCCT ACTGAACCAAAAACAGACATTGATATTTTGACCCTGAAGATGGCTGTAACGAATACTGAGACGCTGAACATTCGGACTTCCTGGAACATGGAGATGCCTTATGAGGTGATGCTGGTAGCGAAGAAGACGGTACCTGCAGTCGTGCAAACAGTCACTACTCCTGCTGTCATGACATACGAGAAAATTAACCGTTACGCCAGAAGCCTTGGGGCTTCCCTCGACCAGGCTAAGAACCAGGGTACAGTGTTGTTTAAGAATGCTGTTGACAACATTGCAGCAGTTAATGCCTCCAATGTCATAACATCTATCGCAGATCAGACTTCATTTATACTTAGAAAATACCAACAAAGGGTTGAACTTTTTCTTGATGCTGTGGTTAAATTCCTGGGAGAGACCAAGTTCCTAATCCCAGGGCATACACAGAGGCTGTCAGGGCTTGAGCTCTATAACAAATGTATTAACTATGTCATCACAGAATCTGACAACGCATTTGAGCAAATCGCACACTTCCAGTTATTCAGTTTTCTAAAAGCCGTTGAAATCTTTGAAAACATTCATTTCACAATTCCTGGCTCTGACCGTAGTGTCAGTGGAAGAGACATCCTTGATAGCTTATTAGAAGCTCTAACAAAAGTCCATGAACAAGTGACAAAAACAcggatatttaaaaatattgacaGGGATTTTTCTGCATTGATGGACTTTATTGTGGTCCAAATGCAGAAGCTTTACCGAATTATAAAAACCAACAATGTAGCAAAGTTCTCAACCTTTGTGACTGACATGTATAATGATGCCGTTAACTCCCCTGTCTTTGCTAATGTTGTCAAGCGGGTTGAGATGGTCCAAAGGATAATTTCTGAATATCTCACAACTGTCACAAGCAAACTTCAGACCATTGTGGCTGACATCTCCATTGAACAGCTTCAAGCAGACATTCAGCCCTCATTTGACTTGATGTTGAAACGCATGAATGCTTTCCATATCGATGTCATGAGAGTCCTTCAGGAGATGAGTAACACAGTTGAACCATTTCTGAGAGCTGGTGACAGACAGATGGAGGTTGATATTCCTTTTCCCTTTTCTGCCCAGTTTGCCTAA